From the genome of Danio rerio strain Tuebingen ecotype United States chromosome 2, GRCz12tu, whole genome shotgun sequence, one region includes:
- the gig2q gene encoding grass carp reovirus (GCRV)-induced gene 2q, with the protein MGDNGYDTGIQKYPGQRSYIMYHGTTMAKALQIQRQGFMRSADGMLGPGVYVSRSKEKASRYPLNETTKRLLTGEHCPLAILKLSVRVGKVKRIDCQGHPLQKTWHQHGYDTAWVPANCGMVDSGLEEDCVYDPSRIKVLEIIPN; encoded by the coding sequence ATGGGGGACAACGGTTATGACACTGGAATTCAGAAATACCCTGGACAGAGATCGTACATCATGTATCATGGCACTACAATGGCAAAGGCACTACAGATCCAACGTCAAGGATTCATGCGCTCTGCAGATGGCATGCTGGGTCCAGGAGTCTACGTGAGTAGGAGTAAAGAGAAAGCTTCCCGATACCCTTTAAATGAAACCACCAAAAGGCTGCTCACTGGAGAACACTGCCCTTTGGCCATTCTTAAACTCAGTGTTCGAGTAGGAAAAGTGAAGAGGATTGATTGTCAGGGTCATCCCTTACAGAAAACTTGGCATCAGCACGGTTATGACACTGCTTGGGTCCCTGCAAACTGTGGAATGGTGGACAGTGGACTAGAGGAGGACTGTGTTTATGATCCGAGTCGAATCAAGGTTTTGGAGATTATACCAAactga